Part of the Methanomassiliicoccales archaeon genome, CTACGAGAATCTCCATGGCCCTTTGGAACCCCAAGCCCTTTTCCCCTGCTAAGGCTCGCTCCTCTTCCTGGGTAAGGTGCATGAGAGGTGATTGTTTAATGATTGTTTAAAAAGTTATGGGCCATTGCATAAATGCTAATGATGGAACGTAGTCTTTTTATGAGCGAACAAACGCATCGAAAACAGTATTGATGATTTTAAGTGGGAGCGGGCCCGCCGAGAATTTCGTCCCTTTTAGGATTTCGAACTCGGGTCCGAGGCTATCCTCCCGCTAAATAGGCGACCGGAGGCCTCTGTGATGTCCAAGCTACACTACGGGCCCTTAACTGGGTCATGAGTGCTTCTAAGAATAAAGCTTGCTCTTTGCTTCAAGACTTGTTCAAATAAGATAAAAAGTTCTTAAAAACGCACAAGGTTTAGTTCTCATAAAGCATCCTATTAATATATGGAGCGCTAATGCTCCTAAAATTGTGAGAAAAATTTTTCTGACTTATGATCCCAAGAAAAGAATAAAGTTATTTATATTTATTTTTATAGTTTTATCAATTATAATAAATATATTCATGATATTTTATATAGCATCTTATACGACGGCCGAAATGCCAGCAAATATATTTGTATTTAGTAATGATACCGTTTATGTAGACCGTTCCTCAAAAGGATTTATTTATGTTTTGGATCGCGAAAATGTTACAAGATTGAGTGCTTCTGGGAGTTTTACCTATTCCATGCCATGTGCTCCAATATCATTGCAAGTTGGTAGAGAATCTAATAGTATGGCAGTTAGCTTTGCCAATGCCAGTGTAGCGCTGTATTTATCTGAGGAGGAATACCCTTTGTGGATAAGACGTGTGAATGGGACTCCTCTAGTTATTGCGATCTCAGAAAAGGGAACGCAATTCGGATACACCCCAGATGTAGTCTATGTTATTACTTCATATGATTCTGTAAAGGCGTTAGTCGGATTAAGCGCTCTCAAGCATGGGGAAGAAGTTTTATATTATGAATTTCAAGGCGTATTAAACCACGTATCATATCCTGATAATACTCATTACTTAGCTTTGACCGTCAACAATTCCCATGTAGTTATTTTTAATAAAGGTGCCACATCCCCATTAGGATGGATCTCTGTATCGGGACAGGTTTTGGAAACCAATTTAGGAGCGGCAGGCAGACACTTGGCAATACTATACTTGCAAAATGGAGACCATAAGGTCTCCGTCTTCTCTTTACCAAGTTTGATTCACAAGCAAACTGTATCAGTCGAAGGAAAAAATGTAAAAAATCTTCTACTCCATGGTGATAGTGGGATTATTTATATAAAATCTGATAATAAAATAATGAGATGCGATGTGGAAAAGGAAAATTGTTTTAAAGCGATTCGTGAGATTCCTGAACTAGATAATTTCGTTATACCTAGTGTAACTGATGAAAATTTTGTATCATCACCTGGAAAGATACAGACTTTTGTACCTGGCATGGTAGTGGCTAAATGGTCTTGCCTCATTGGTGGTGAGCCTGTACTTTTGATAACTGATGCAGGTGGTTGGCAAGTGATAGGATATGATTCGAATCGCCTTGTAATCATAGACAATACTCGAAACTATTCTGGTTCTGGGACATTCTGGATGGCGCTTGGCGTCCTCGTGATTTTTCAAATATCCACGGTCCTGTTAACGCATTACTGGAACAGATTAAAGAGCTTAGATGCCAAAAGAGTGATAGTCTTATTTTGCGGTGCGATTGCTGGAGTGGCAGTAGGATCCCTTTTTGTTGATTTAAGATTCGTCGAATGGTTTAGCAATGAGCTCATTTATCTCATAATTTGTGGCTCAGTGGCGGCATTGACCTGCTTACTAAGTTGGGAAAGTCAAGCGGGTCTAGCGGGTATGGTCTTCAGTACTGTATTTGGCCTACCATTATCGGTATTGTTCTCATGGCTAGCGGCTTTTTTCATATGGACTCAAGGTTACGAGTTTCCTGGCTCTGATGAAGCTTTCACTACTGCAGCCTTGTCTTTGATGACCGGCTTGAGAATGGGATTCACGGGAGGCATTATAGGGTGGATACTCTTTCGCCTTGTCAAATGAATAAATTCTTTTGTTACTTCTACCCATGTATTAGCGCATTCACTTTTTTTTGAACTCTGTATACCCACACTTACCGCAGGAATTCCTATTCTGATGCTCCGCAAGGAATACACCAGGTCCACATTTAGGACAATGCCTCTTTTTCCTTTCAAGTCTTCCTTCTTTGCTAAGAATATAGAAATCTTTCTTGCTAATCCGCAAATTCTTGGCACTCTTTGAACCAGCTTTATCTTTTTTATCAGCCATTAAAGTTCACCTCATTTTGGTTTAGGAGCAGATTTAGTCTTCGCAGCTTCCTTTACTTTTGTCTTTTTCTCCATCAGACCGTGACGCACTAACATCGCTCGGCTCTCAGTTTTCTTCACAGTCTCAAGGCTGGAATATACCTTAGCATATCCAACGCTCATGCCTTTCCCATATTCGGTTTCCATATTATCAATAATAACCGTTTCCTTGTTTTTTCCAAGAGCTGATGCTATTGCTGCGCGCACGGTATCACGATTCGGTGTAGGTTCTCCAAAATGCTCTGCGATAAATCGCACTTCTATTCTTTCCAGCAAAGGATTTTCTTTCTTGCTCTCAACTTGAACTTTCAATTACATTCCTCCATGGCGTATATTAATCTCCTTGCTTTTTCTCTGACGGAATTTTCAATCTCCACATGCACTAATCCCTTTCCAGGAAGACCATACAGCAAACACGTGCCATTTGGTGCTATGGCTGCAACGACTAGAGAAGATAAGTCCTCCTCTCCATTCACTTTTATTTTGACCTTTTCCGCTGAACCGATCGCATTTAATATTGCCGTCACTAAATCTGGCGTTATTCTTCCTGGAGGGTTGTTAGCGATTAAATATCGACCGGGCAAAATATTAATCCTATCAGCTAATCTAAAATCATCGCGTCGCTCATTTCTAAAATCAAAAATCATAATATGAGGTTGCAATCCGTTATCTAGCATAGTTAGGGAGACTACATCTCCCACAGTAATTCCAAGAGGGCTATCTTGCATCAGCTGAACTGCTTCTTTCTCATCCACGAAATTACCAAACGGCATGCGTAAGTCCAATCTCATTTCCTCCGGCAATTTCCATCCATTTATCGGCACTCGCAGCTTACCGAACACGGAGCGCGAATTTGCCATTGACATTGATACCCATCCTTTTAGCTATTTCAGATTTCGTATGATCAAGAATAATCACATAGCCCTGCCAATCCTTAGATGTCTGATTGCCACATAGAGGGCAATTGTCTTCTTCCGTAATGAATGAGCAATGCTTGCAAGCCTTTTGTACCTTCATGTGGCTGCACCCTTCTCTTTTTCTCCTTTCTTTTTACGATCCTCTTCCATCCATTCGAATTTGCCCAAGCCTGGTTGCCTCATTGTCAAACCTATTTTGCTTTCTCTGGGATTACGCTCATTTATGCTTAGCGCCACTATTCTAGCTCTTACTCTGTCGCCGACTTTTAGATCTCTTTTCGTATCCTTTCCTAATAAGCGCTGATTTACATCATCGACATCAATGCGATCGTCCATTATCTGTGAAATATGGAGCAATCCGTCCAGAGGTCCAAAACGAACGAAAGCTCCAAATTTTAGTACTTCGACCACCGTTCCTTCTACAACTTCCTGTAGTGCTGGCCTGAAAATTAGGGATTCAAATCGTACCTTTTGGTAAACAGCCCCATCTCCATGAACGATGCGCCCCGGCCCCTCAGGCTTTATATTTCTAACTAGAACTATAAGTGAGTCGCTACCTTCGACCTTGCCTTCGAAGGATTCTTTTGCCAACTCGACCACAGTGGAGTCTAAATCCTCGCCTAGGCGGTCTGGAGGTATGCGCACTACCTTTTCTCGCTGGGCCATCAAATACATAAGTCACCCTCTAATGACTCTGGCATACTTGAACCCTTATTTAAGCTTGACTCAAATGAGTAAAAGCAAATGGGATTGCTGGATGTGAAAAAGAAAAATGGAGTAAATGGTTTCGATGTTTTGCTCCTAAGGCGCAATGACGAATAGAGCTGCGAAAACTAGTGTAATGGTCGATAACAGTTTGACCAATACATGCAAAGATGGCCCTGCCGTGTCCTTGAAAGGATCGCCAACTGTATCTCCCACTACTGCTGCAGCATGTTGTGGAGTCTTCTTCTGGCCCTTTGCCTCTATGTATTTCTTTCCATTGTCCCAGGCACCTCCTCCGTTATTCATTAGAAGGGCCATGAGGACACCGGAAATGGTCCCGACCATCAATAGAGCGCCCACTGATTGATAGGATACTTGCCATTGATCTGCATAAGCATAGCGCATCAGCAGCCCAAGGGCTACAGGTACAACGACAGGAAGAATTCCTGGAAGAACCATCGCCTTTAATGCTCCCTTGGTCGAGATGTCCACGCAACGGGCATAATCTGGCTTATCATCACCCTTGAGAATATTGGGGTTCTCTTTGAACTGGCGCCGTACCTCGCTAATCATTTCATAAGCTGCCTTTCCAACGGCTCGAATTGCCAGCGACGCAAAGAGGAAAACCAGCATCGCACCTATAAGCGCTCCCACGAATACTGGAGGATTGGCTATGTCTACAGTAAAGACCTGTTCTGGGGGAAGACCCACTATTTCTGCGACTTTGTCGAAATAGGCACCGAATAACAGATAAGCTGCTAATGCTGCAGAGCCCATAGCATAGCCTTTGGTCAATGCCTTGGTTGTGTTGCCTACGGAGTCTAGCTTATCTGTCCTGTTCCTTATCTCCTCAGGCTGCTGGGACATTTCCACAATTCCTCCCGCATTATCGGTGATTGGACCAAAGGTGTCTTCTGCGAGAATGAATGCGCATGTAGCGAGCATTCCCATGGTAGCCACTGCCGTTCCATAGAGACCGTAAGTAAATGCCATACTCTCATCAGGTGCTGCTTGCTGGCCCAAGAAGAAGGAGGCAAGCAGGGCAAGAGATATGGCGACGATGGGCATTGCCGTAGTCTCTAAACCGATAGAGAAACCAGTGATGATGTTTGTCGCAGGTCCAGTTTCAGAAGCCTTTGCGATCTCTTTCACGGGTCTATACTCGCCCGATGTGTAGTACTGAGTTATATACACAATAATGATGCTTAACGCAATCCCAATAATTCCACAGGCTAAGAAATACTCCCAGTTATCTCCAAGTAACTCATAAGCAGCGTAGCCGAAGAGGATTATAGCAATGACTGCCGTGACATAATACCCCCGATTCAGCGCCTTCATCGGACTTTCATCCTCGTTGCGTAGCCCGACTAACATAATTCCGATCAAACCAGCAAGAAGACCGAAGGCACGTGCCACTAAGGGGAAGAAAACAAAGCCTATCTGACCTGTCAATGCATATACCGAAAATCCAAGAATCATTGCTCCAATATTTTCAGCGGCAGTGGATTCAAATAAATCTGCACCACGTCCAGCACAGTCTCCCACATTGTCTCCTACCAGATCTGCGATTACCGCAGGATTCTTCGGACTGTCTTCGGGAATTCCCGCTTCAACCTTGCCTACAAGATCTGCTCCAACATCGGCAGCTTTGGTGTAAATTCCTCCTCCAAGCTGAGCAAACAGTGCAGCAAATGAGGCACCAAAAGCATAGCCGACCGCGGCGAAGAGAGCTTGCTGCCACTGATATTCTATTCCTGGAATCGGTCCTGTCGCATCCGGATAAATAAGATAAGCGAAAGCGAAGAAGACGCCAGCAACACCCAATAGGCTTAGCGTAACCACAGCTATTCCAGAAACAGCGCCGCCACGAAATGATATTTTCAGAGCTTCATTAAGGCTCCTTCTTGCAGCGCTTGCTGTCCGTATATTTGCATTCACAGAAACATACATCCCGATGTATCCTGAAAGGGCAGAGCATGCGGCCCCGACCAAGAACGCAAGGCCGGTTTGCCAATTGATCCCCACAGTTATTATGGCACCAAGGATGACGCTTATTATGGCAATCGTGGTATATTGGCGGCGCAGATAGGCCATCGCTCCTTCGCGAATGGCATCCCCAATTTCCTTCATTTCAGGTGTCCCGGTGTCCTTTTTAAAAATGGATCGGGTGAGGAGCCCTGCGAAGAGCAGGCCTATGATGCCCGCCACCGGTATTAGATAGACCAGTGGATCCAATTCCATAAATCAAACCCCTCTCTCGGCGGTTTTTACGGGGGAATACCGATTCTTATATAAAGCGTTTGTTGAGGACGAAATCCAACAGTTATTATCTGGATGATTTCTTTTGATCAATTTTTCCATATCGATAAAATAGATTTTCAATTTAGAATTTCAACCCCTAATCAAATAATGTAGCATTACCGAGAATTATTTCGCATTCTCAGTAATTTTTATATTTTTAATATTTTTTTAAAACCTAGCTTTAAGTACGACGATCCCTTCATTGCGGGTGATATCGATAGACTGACGCCCAGTTAGATGGTTGGTGCCGCGCATCTTAAGTACTTCTAGGTATTTGCGTCTCGCCCCACCTTCCTCACTTAACTGGAGAAGTATTATGCCATCGACAGCATACGAGACTTCAGGAGGATAAAGCTCTCCTGGATGCACTTCCCCTGTGACTAAAGTCGTCGCATTCCAATTCTTGAGGCGGTTGAAGAGATCGAAGAGAAAGAGTCGATAATCTCCTTTGAGCATGCCTCCTACCACTGTAATAGGATCGATCACAATACGCTGGGGAACTACTTCTGCGATCTTCTCCTCCATAATGCCAAGTAATTGATTGGCATCGACCTCTCTCATCAAATTTCCTAGGTCCATATATACTATAGAATCGCCAAAATAATCTTTATTTATAAAATCGAATTGTGAAGCATAACGGAGCATCCATTGCGTAGGCTCGCTCAAAGTTGTAAAATACAGCCCTTGTTCCCCTCTTTTTGCACCTTCACATAAATATTTCAACGAAAATGTTGTCTTTCCTGTGCCAGCTGTCCCAGAAACAAGGACCACCGAAGGGAAGGGTAACCCGCCTTCTATCATATCATCTAAACCTGGTATCCCTGTTTGTATCCTAACCAGATCTGACTTTTTCATTCTATCACTAAAACCCTTCTCTATCATTGTCTTTCACCTGTTCCTTTGACTTGATTAGTAGCTTTGTCATTTGAATCCATATTTCCTAATGATAGCATGGCCGTCTTAAGACGCAATTCACCAATGCATAATTGTTTAGCTGTCTCGTATAGAAGACCGCATTTTTCACTGTCTATAACCAGCGGAACGGTAATATCTCCAGACTCTTCCATCACTCCTACGAATTTCCTAAGAAAAGCTTCGACTGATGTATAAGAATTATATGTCAATAGAGCAGACAAATTATCTATAATGGCAAACCCGCACTCGGATAGCTTTAATGAACATCCATTTCCAACTTTTCCCCATTCAGCTAATGCAGAAGGAAGTCTGTCTATATGGAATGGTCCATCTAAAAAATCCACATTTGCAGATGCAATTTTAAAATCAGCAGAGAAACGGCTTATGGCATCAATGAACATTAGACGCTCGGTACGAATCTGGTGCATTGAAAGCAGGTGCACCATGTATTGATGCGGTCGGTCAACTGAAACAAATATACCAGAAAGACCTTTCTCCTGAGAAAGAGCCCTCAGAAGCATCAGGTTTACTCTTACAAATTGAGTGGAAGGGACGTCCAATAGCACTGCGCCCTTCCGGCCATACTTATTTAAGGCATCAAGGATGATGCGCATCTGCCTGACGTCTTTTTCATTCATTCAGATTCACAAAAAGCATGTCTGAACTCGATTTATAAACATTATTTACCGATTCCATCCTGCGATAATAACACAATCATACATTTTCGGATTTTGGATTAAATGATATTTTATGATCAAGCTTTTCCATTAATGCCCTCCTGACAAAATTGATTTATACCGTACGCAGTTCACCTGACGTTGCGATGTTCAGTGATGGAGATTTGCTGGGACTCGCTGGCGTTTATGTTTATGTGGCTATCATAGTTCTAATGGCCTCTAAGCTCAAATTCATTCGTAATGCGAAGGTGCATCGGAAATTTGTTCACATCATGGTTGGTAACATTGTATTCATATGGTGGGTATTTGATTCAAATTATGTGATGGCTTTTTTAGCTGCCGCGCCTTTCATCCCTCTTCTCCTTTTAGCATCTCCTTATTCAAATATATCCAAATTAAAAGATTCTTTTCTCGGTCGTACGTCTGGTGAAAGCCATGATCTTGGATTAGTATATTACGCTATTTCATGGACTATCCTTGCTTTCTTTCTTTTCGATTTGAGGCTCATAGCCTCGATCGCCATCGTATCTATGGCCTATGGGGATGGCATGGGAGGTCTTGTGGGAAGAAAAATAGGCAAAAAGAGACTTCTTGGAAGCAAAACAATCGAAGGTACGACTGCTGTTTTTATTGCAACATTGGTTTCTATGTTGATTGTTATATATTTTTACCAGTTCTTGAATGATCAGGGTATCTTTGTAAGCAACGTCTCAAATCTAAATTTTGAGGCAGCATTGTTAAGCTCAATAACGGTTGCGCTTTTTGTATCTGTCGTAGAACTTTTAACACCTGGAGCTATCGATAATCTCGTAATTCCCTTAGGAACATCAATATTACTATTTCTTATTTGGGAACCTTACATAACAGAAGGACTGATTCTATCATTCACGATTGCCGTATAATTAGGCTAGGTGAGAGATGCGCTGGATAGTTGTTGATGGCATCGATGGCTCGGGCAAATCTACTGTAGCACTATGGATAAAGAATCATTATTCTTCAAGAGGAGAGAGGGTATTAATTAGAATTCATCCTTCAAATTCGTGGTTAGGTCGTAAATCTAGGAAAGCACTTGAAGGTAATGGGAAAGTCATGGGACTTATTGCCACGACTTTTTTTATTCTCGACGTTCTTAGGTCTTTGAAATGCCTGAAGAAGGATAGAAAAAAATACGATACTATTATCTTCGTGCGCTACTTAATGGCAACTGCTTATTTACCAAAAAAACTAGCTCCGAAAGGCTACGATTTTTTTTCCAAGCTTCTTCCAATTCCACCTAGGCTATTACTTGTTGATGTAGACCCCGAAACGGCGAATCAACGCATTCATGAGAGGGGAGAATCTAAAGAGATGTTTGAGGATGTGGCAAGTCTCAACAAAGTGCGAGAGAAGATATTGTTTTTAGCTTTGCGAGGTCAATGGCGCATTATCGACAATACGCGATCAGAGGAGTGTGTGAAAAATACACTTACCCTCACATTGGAAGAATGGGACTCCGTCTTTTAATGCGCTCAGCAAGCCAAAGCATAACTATGGCCATAAGTGCTAATGATGCAGAAGTCAAGTTTACTGCATCGAACCCTAGATTGACATAAATCGGTGTGAAAAAAATAGGGGCAAAAGCATATCCTAGGAATCGCGCGCTATTAAAAATTGAAGAAGAAGTACCCTTTAGATTATTTAGAATGGAAACGGCAATGCTTAAAAGTGAAGCCCAGACAATAGCTGTACCTGAACCTAATATTATCAAAGACAATATATAGTCAATCATGGAACCGGCAAATGACATTATTAAGAAAGCACTGAACATTATCAAATAGCCCAATATAGCCGTGTAGACCGCTCCCCATTTGTCAACCATCTTTCCGCCGACTGGAGCGGAGAAAATCCCGGCTAAGCCTGCTGATGATAATATCAAACCGATATTCTCCTCAGAAAGTAATAGAGGAGGAGCGCTAACAGTGGCCGAGAGAAATGATTGCGTGCCTATATAGCAAAGAAAGGTGGTGAAGCCTGTGGCCGCTAAAATTAACAAACTAGGTTCATGTAGACCTATACCCAATGTGTTCAAGAAAGCCCGGAAATGTGGCTGAGTCCTTTTTCTATATATATCTTCACATGTAATAATGACCCATACCCAAATACCCAAAGCTAGGACAGCGATGATAAAAAAAGTCAAACGCCAATTAATTATCGACATATATCCTGCTAAAAAAGGTCCTAAAGCAATTCCAGCCGTAGTAGCTGCACCTAAGAACCCCATGGCCCTGCCTCTTTCCTGATAAGGTACTATATCACCTAGCATAGCCATAAGTACTGGCTGCACAAACGCAAATCCTAAACCAGTTATAGTCCTTGCAGCATAAAAATACCACAAACTAGTGGATGAACCTGTTAGGATGCTGCCAAGTGCATAAATCATAAACCCAAAGCTAAGGACACGCTTTCTCCCTATAATATCTGACAAGGTGCCACTAAATAGCATAAATGTTGCAAAAGGAAGCATGAAAAAGGTGATTGATGCGAGTATTTCAGATGCAGAAGCTTTGAATAATATCATTAAGGAAGGCACGAGCGATAGTACAGCGTTTCCTGACAATGGGCCGATGAATGACCCTAGGTAGATGGCGATGCGCCTATGGTCTACCATAGATGGTGGATAGACCGCTAGAATTAAAAAGG contains:
- a CDS encoding 30S ribosomal protein S27ae, translating into MADKKDKAGSKSAKNLRISKKDFYILSKEGRLERKKRHCPKCGPGVFLAEHQNRNSCGKCGYTEFKKK
- a CDS encoding sodium-translocating pyrophosphatase, whose amino-acid sequence is MELDPLVYLIPVAGIIGLLFAGLLTRSIFKKDTGTPEMKEIGDAIREGAMAYLRRQYTTIAIISVILGAIITVGINWQTGLAFLVGAACSALSGYIGMYVSVNANIRTASAARRSLNEALKISFRGGAVSGIAVVTLSLLGVAGVFFAFAYLIYPDATGPIPGIEYQWQQALFAAVGYAFGASFAALFAQLGGGIYTKAADVGADLVGKVEAGIPEDSPKNPAVIADLVGDNVGDCAGRGADLFESTAAENIGAMILGFSVYALTGQIGFVFFPLVARAFGLLAGLIGIMLVGLRNEDESPMKALNRGYYVTAVIAIILFGYAAYELLGDNWEYFLACGIIGIALSIIIVYITQYYTSGEYRPVKEIAKASETGPATNIITGFSIGLETTAMPIVAISLALLASFFLGQQAAPDESMAFTYGLYGTAVATMGMLATCAFILAEDTFGPITDNAGGIVEMSQQPEEIRNRTDKLDSVGNTTKALTKGYAMGSAALAAYLLFGAYFDKVAEIVGLPPEQVFTVDIANPPVFVGALIGAMLVFLFASLAIRAVGKAAYEMISEVRRQFKENPNILKGDDKPDYARCVDISTKGALKAMVLPGILPVVVPVALGLLMRYAYADQWQVSYQSVGALLMVGTISGVLMALLMNNGGGAWDNGKKYIEAKGQKKTPQHAAAVVGDTVGDPFKDTAGPSLHVLVKLLSTITLVFAALFVIAP
- a CDS encoding GTP-dependent dephospho-CoA kinase family protein — encoded protein: MDLRMPFGNFVDEKEAVQLMQDSPLGITVGDVVSLTMLDNGLQPHIMIFDFRNERRDDFRLADRINILPGRYLIANNPPGRITPDLVTAILNAIGSAEKVKIKVNGEEDLSSLVVAAIAPNGTCLLYGLPGKGLVHVEIENSVREKARRLIYAMEECN
- a CDS encoding ATPase domain-containing protein: MIEKGFSDRMKKSDLVRIQTGIPGLDDMIEGGLPFPSVVLVSGTAGTGKTTFSLKYLCEGAKRGEQGLYFTTLSEPTQWMLRYASQFDFINKDYFGDSIVYMDLGNLMREVDANQLLGIMEEKIAEVVPQRIVIDPITVVGGMLKGDYRLFLFDLFNRLKNWNATTLVTGEVHPGELYPPEVSYAVDGIILLQLSEEGGARRKYLEVLKMRGTNHLTGRQSIDITRNEGIVVLKARF
- a CDS encoding DNA-directed RNA polymerase; translated protein: MYLMAQREKVVRIPPDRLGEDLDSTVVELAKESFEGKVEGSDSLIVLVRNIKPEGPGRIVHGDGAVYQKVRFESLIFRPALQEVVEGTVVEVLKFGAFVRFGPLDGLLHISQIMDDRIDVDDVNQRLLGKDTKRDLKVGDRVRARIVALSINERNPRESKIGLTMRQPGLGKFEWMEEDRKKKGEKEKGAAT
- the spt4 gene encoding transcription elongation factor subunit Spt4, which translates into the protein MKVQKACKHCSFITEEDNCPLCGNQTSKDWQGYVIILDHTKSEIAKRMGINVNGKFALRVR
- a CDS encoding MFS transporter is translated as MLPMEKTLDYRTQTNFMLSFLILAVYPPSMVDHRRIAIYLGSFIGPLSGNAVLSLVPSLMILFKASASEILASITFFMLPFATFMLFSGTLSDIIGRKRVLSFGFMIYALGSILTGSSTSLWYFYAARTITGLGFAFVQPVLMAMLGDIVPYQERGRAMGFLGAATTAGIALGPFLAGYMSIINWRLTFFIIAVLALGIWVWVIITCEDIYRKRTQPHFRAFLNTLGIGLHEPSLLILAATGFTTFLCYIGTQSFLSATVSAPPLLLSEENIGLILSSAGLAGIFSAPVGGKMVDKWGAVYTAILGYLIMFSAFLIMSFAGSMIDYILSLIILGSGTAIVWASLLSIAVSILNNLKGTSSSIFNSARFLGYAFAPIFFTPIYVNLGFDAVNLTSASLALMAIVMLWLAERIKRRSPILPM